ACGACAGCTCAATTCACGTTGTTCGACGTTCGTCATAGACGCAGGGTGGTAACAAAAACCGACTTACAAGGCGGGATTCATCTCATTGTAGCTAGCGATTAAGGGTGATGAGGAATGCAGACCAAGGTCTATAAACGATCAGGGGGAGCTTCCCACAAACTTTGTACTTCGATCTTGGGTGAAGAAGtagctgctatatatatatatatatattatggacaTTGATCTGAGACAAGTTTAGTGACATCAACGTTATCTATATTTTCGGACGACCTAATTATTTTCAGTGACTACATAGAGATATTGTTAGACTCAAACAATTCGAAATGatctaaatcatttttttttttcgcaacctatctcatttcatttcatttaattattataattttttttaaaacatttctacacaaaataaaataaacaactcaattttttcaaatctcaaaataaaattaatattaaaaaatatattctaataatattttatttaacttttaattttaatcttaactcatcttatctcatatgtgaaaacaaacgagggtCACAATACATCTTATTTAAtagttacaaaatttttaaatttatatataaaataaaataaataatttaattttttaaatcttaaaataataataatattaaaaaaatatattttaataatattttatttaattttcaacttttatctcatctcgtTTTATAAAAGAAACGAGAAATGAGTGTTAACCTCTAGCCAAAATAGCATTATCTATCAATAATTTCTTAactttcttatttaattataaataagacGACCTAAGAGAAATGAAAAGTAACACGTTTATACAGTGAGACGAGAGCGAAATTAATTGTCACAGACTCTCACAAGTGATGTGTAGCAATCGATAAACCCATAGCACAAGTAATAGTACTACCATATAAACATGCACATGCACATGTTCGGCTTGGAGATCCGTTGGGTACGCAAGTGACAAACAGCTAGATGCTTGCACCAAACAAAGATATTCGCTGCATGTTTGTCGGATGAGCTTTAATTTACACGAGGAAAATTGAAGGATTGTCCCCACGATAGTCAAAGTGAAGTACTACTACTCCTACGTCTGAgtatgacatttttttaatattgttttttctctTCGAAACCATGCATATACGCGCGGGTACGTACGTTTTTTAATATTGTCCCCAAGCCCTCCATCACTAATTACTGTGCGACAGTAACATGCATACGttgaagtgattttaaataataataaattatttataaataataaaataatacgaGATTACTTTACTCTCCAAAGACGGTCTTTGCCTCTTGCTTTTCGGTTGGGTTTGatagtaagataaaaattttaaattttaagataaggtattatattttaatattattattattttaaaattaaaaaaattaaattatttattatattttatattgagatttgaaaaaattacaatgataagataaaaattttaaatttaaaataaaaattttaaagtgcCAAACCGAATAAAATCCCAAAATTAATTGAAAGTCCACGAGCTATCATAATGATTTCGTATGCAAGCCAAAAATTCATATTTACattcttataatttataaatttcatgtatttacttaaaataaattaataaatataaaatttatataaaataatttaataattaatcattGGACGATGGTAgagtaattattaaatatactCACCAAATATATACAgtaatataaatgaattttttttattgaattctaCTATACAATCAGTTTTATGTACTCTAATTTATACACTttactaaataataattttatataaaaaataatgcaactaATTATATGAGTGAAGTTCTTAAAAAGTATGTAGAAAGTATGGATAGACAtggaattataatttttaaatattaaaaaaataaaaaatataaatttaataataattactttcttaattattaaaaaaatatatatttatacaaatgaGCTACACATTTGATAGTGCTCTGTCATTTtcctaaattatttttcaaaaacactgAGCGGAAGTACTTTATCGTCTATCTAGCATTACTAGTCAGAAACAGATAGTCACGTGAACTCACAGATAGTACGAGCCACGAGGCCACCGACTGCATGCTTCCCAGTGCAGCGAAAAAAGACTAGGGGTTCTCGTGGAGTCGCAGATACAGAGAAACTGTGAATGTGTGTGCCACTGCGCGCCAGTGGGACAGAAAGATTCTCATCAACTTTACGAAATTGAAGTTCTCATTCAAAAACTGCAGAAGCgtataaaactaaatacaacattttttttgGGGCATGTAAAATGCAGGGGGGGAAAACACAATACATGAACATTATTAATCTAAAACATGGATATTGTACCCACAGCGTATCGATTTGAATCATTTGATACACCATGCGATGAACGAAACATTAACACAAGTTCTGTAAAAAGAACTTCATCTCTCGTTATTTTCTTCCGAAGTGATCACACATGCAATACCGCATTCTGCAAACATTGAACAAAACATGACTATCAAATCGTCAACCACGACACAGAAAAAGAACACTAGCTAAAAGAagtacaattaaaaaaaaaaattagaaagaaaaaatagattagTACCTTAGGCGGTACATTTGAACCCTGAAGGTGGAGTCTTGCCACAATCAATGAGGACCTCAAGAGCAATAGGAATGATGATACTGATATTTAGAAGCTTAGCCTTAATGGTGGTGCAAAGGCAGACAGCGGCATCCAAATCCAACAGACCTTGCAGCACTGGACAACATGTGTCCTTAGCACTACTGCCAATCCCTATGTGCACAAGGCCGCCTAACACGTCTACGCATGCTCCCAGCTTTAGAGTGTCAACGGGGCATGTGCCTTGTGCCGGTGGAGGTGGGGGAGGAGGACATGGCGTCTCGGTCGGAGGAGGGTTAGGAACAACTGGAGGCACGGGAACCACTGGTGGCGGCGGCTGTGGCACCACTGGAACTGGTGGCCGCAACGGTGGTGGCCTTGGCACTACTGGTACTGGTGGGTATACAACGGGAGGACTGGGAATAACAGGAGTCACAACtggcggcggcggcggcggtGGCTTTGGCACTACTGGCACTGGTGGATATACGATGGGAGGACTGGGAATAACAGGAGGAGTCACAACCGGCGGCGGGGGTTGGGGCACATAAGGTGGTGGATAAACAATGGGAGGCTTGGGCACGACCGGCGGATAGATCGGAGGCCTGGGTACATATGGAGGATAGACAGGAGGCCTGGGTACATAGGGGGGATAGACAGGAGGACTGGGTACATATGGAGGATAGACAGGAGGCTTGGGTACATATGGAGGATTGACAGGAGGCTTGGGTACATATGGAGGATTGACAGGAGGCTTGGGGGTAACTGGCGGCTTTGGAATATAGGGTGGCTTTACAGCAGGTGGCTTGGGTGGATGCGGCGGCTTAACATACGGCGGGTGGGGTGGCTTTACAGGATGCTTGGGTGGATGTGGGGGCTTAACGTGCGGCGGATGTGGTGGTTTTACCGGTGGTTTGGGTACGTAGGGGGGATAGACAGGAGGCTTGGGTGTAACTGGAGGTTTTGGTATGTATGGTGGCTTTACCGCAGGTGGCTTTGGGGGATGTGGTGGCTTGACATGTGGTGGATGGGGTGGTTTTACAGGAGGCTTGGGTGGAAGTGGGGGCTTAACGTGCGGCGGCTGCGGTGG
The genomic region above belongs to Carya illinoinensis cultivar Pawnee chromosome 4, C.illinoinensisPawnee_v1, whole genome shotgun sequence and contains:
- the LOC122307216 gene encoding 36.4 kDa proline-rich protein-like isoform X2; amino-acid sequence: MGNFALPNLLVLLLNLGTLLASLALPYCPPPEYPPKFPPKHPPHVKPPFPPKYPPYVKPPHPPKPPVKPPQPPHFKPPQPPKPPVKPPHPPHGKPPHPPKPPGVKPPYTPKPPVTPKPPVYPPYVPKPPVKPPQPPHVKPPHPPKPPAVKPPYTPKPPVTPKPPVYPPYVPKPPVKPPQPPHVKPPLPPKPPVKPPHPPHVKPPHPPKPPAVKPPYIPKPPVTPKPPVYPPYVPKPPVKPPHPPHVKPPHPPKHPVKPPHPPYVKPPHPPKPPAVKPPYIPKPPVTPKPPVNPPYVPKPPVNPPYVPKPPVYPPYVPSPPVYPPYVPRPPVYPPYVPRPPIYPPVVPKPPIVYPPPYVPQPPPPVVTPPVIPSPPIVYPPVPVVPKPPPPPPPVVTPVIPSPPVVYPPVPVVPRPPPLRPPVVPVPPVVPNPPPTETPCPPPPPPPAQGTCPVDTLKLGACVDVLGGLVHIGIGSSAKDTCCPVLQGLLDLDAAVCLCTTIKAKLLNISIIIPIALEVLIDCGKTPPSGFKCTA
- the LOC122307216 gene encoding 36.4 kDa proline-rich protein-like isoform X1, yielding MGNFALPNLLVLLLNLGTLLASLALPYCPPPEYPPKFPPKHPPHVKPPFPPKYPPYVKPPHPPKPPVKPPQPPHFKPPQPPKPPVKPPHPPHGKPPHPPKPPGVKPPYTPKPPVTPKPPVYPPYVPKPPVKPPQPPHVKPPHPPKPPAVKPPYTPKPPVTPKPPVYPPYVPKPPVKPPQPPHVKPPLPPKPPVKPPHPPHVKPPHPPKPPAVKPPYIPKPPVTPKPPVYPPYVPKPPVKPPHPPHVKPPHPPKHPVKPPHPPYVKPPHPPKPPAVKPPYIPKPPVTPKPPVNPPYVPKPPVNPPYVPKPPVYPPYVPSPPVYPPYVPRPPVYPPYVPRPPIYPPVVPKPPIVYPPPYVPQPPPPVVTPPVIPSPPIVYPPVPVVPKPPPPPPPVVTPVIPSPPVVYPPVPVVPRPPPLRPPVPVVPQPPPPVVPVPPVVPNPPPTETPCPPPPPPPAQGTCPVDTLKLGACVDVLGGLVHIGIGSSAKDTCCPVLQGLLDLDAAVCLCTTIKAKLLNISIIIPIALEVLIDCGKTPPSGFKCTA
- the LOC122307216 gene encoding 36.4 kDa proline-rich protein-like isoform X3 produces the protein MGNFALPNLLVLLLNLGTLLASLALPYCPPPEYPPKFPPKHPPHVKPPFPPKYPPYVKPPHPPKPPVKPPQPPHFKPPQPPKPPVKPPHPPHGKPPHPPKPPGVKPPYTPKPPVTPKPPVYPPYVPKPPVKPPQPPHVKPPLPPKPPVKPPHPPHVKPPHPPKPPAVKPPYIPKPPVTPKPPVYPPYVPKPPVKPPHPPHVKPPHPPKHPVKPPHPPYVKPPHPPKPPAVKPPYIPKPPVTPKPPVNPPYVPKPPVNPPYVPKPPVYPPYVPSPPVYPPYVPRPPVYPPYVPRPPIYPPVVPKPPIVYPPPYVPQPPPPVVTPPVIPSPPIVYPPVPVVPKPPPPPPPVVTPVIPSPPVVYPPVPVVPRPPPLRPPVPVVPQPPPPVVPVPPVVPNPPPTETPCPPPPPPPAQGTCPVDTLKLGACVDVLGGLVHIGIGSSAKDTCCPVLQGLLDLDAAVCLCTTIKAKLLNISIIIPIALEVLIDCGKTPPSGFKCTA